TTGGAGGCGACGACGGTGGCGCCGTTGCCATCCCCTTTGCCGGCTGTGCATTCGCCTTGCGGTGAGCGCGTCGCCGTCGAACGGTTTGGCGGCGGTGCCCTTTGCCCCGGTCGGGGTAGAGTCCTTCTTCCCGAAACCTCGGCATGCCGATGCGAGTCGGAATCGAGAGGAACGACGCGGCCGTTGCGGCGGCGCTCTTTGCCGGCGAGCCCAAGGCTCTGCTCCGGTGCTTTTCTTTGCCCTGTCTAGGGTTCTTTGTGATGGGAAATTCTTCTGTGATTTCTTTGCTACGCTTTCTTTCTACTCGAAAAAATCTACCCAAAACAGGCTCTAAAACCATTGTTAGATCCTCTGGATCAGGTAGGTCAGATGATTCACGGTAGTTTACCGTAAGAAAGAGAAGAGGCCAGTGCGGCGCGGTggcgctcgtcgccgtcgccggcgaccgGGCACGGCGCGGTGGCCCGGCAACCTGGACAGGGGCCGCCACCGCAGAGCAAGAAAGAGAGCGGGGGCGCGCGAGGGGAAAGGGCGAATGTGCCTAGGGTttttgtcgggggggggggggggggggttgctcctCTGAGTTTTGATCTAGCAAAAAGATCGCAGGACCATCCGATGCAAACGAACGGCCTAGATGCAAACCCTAATCCCCGCACTGGGCCAGTGGGCCGAAAGAGAGAAGGGTCAGGCTGCAGCTGGCGCGCTAGGCCAAGGCCAGCCGTCAGACCAGGCCGCTGGGCCTTTTGGGCCGGGAAGCGTTGTTGCACAGTTTTTTTTTTTCTATTCAAATTATTCAAAGAAATTTTTTGTTCAGAAAACAAAAAAGTAAAAGAAATACTTCTGAAaagtaaaaagttcatgaattttttattcatgttttttcgctgcaaagtaaaagttttatcctccaattaaattggaaccaacgggaaaatttaattggaagaacTGTTCTTAGCAATGTTTTTCCCCTGTGGGTGAAATCAGATTCAGATAGCTTCCGCTATGACAAAAGAAAGATATTTGTTTTAAAATTAAAATATGGCGTTGTTATTTTCTAACCAACGTTGATGATAACAGTGCTATAGTTCTATGGGTCTTATGTTCAAAGCTTAAATCTCTGATAAATTCAGTATCAAAGTGAACAATTTTCAGAGAACAAATAAAGATCAAGAAATGCTCTTGAGCTAGAGAAATGTATATTTCTTGTTcccgctgcaataaagttgatgatgatgattatttcttagcaaagttgtttaatagaaatactatcatcacattgtttatgagttatatgcattatttccatttccaccttatttcttagcaaagttgtttaatagaaatactatcatcacattgtttatgagttatatgcattatttccatttccgcccaacggtgatatggaattaataTAGAAGGATGTTGTTTTATTCTAATtctaccacaacggtgatttagaatATATAGAAGAAAGTTTTGAAAGCTTAATGTGCATATTTTTTAAGCAGACCAACATGGGGatatttttatgctcattattgttgattattggctaatTTTTCTGagactaaaagttttccatgctttcattcgtgaaagcgaatggctgggtacttgtgacccgaaagatgaccaagaaaggtcataacgtgagggagtatgttctctctaaagaatggcttcaaatgaaaagagatagatcattgagagtcttggttcacgaatgtctttcatgtactctctatgaagaagatttttcagagaacatgatttgagatgaaacaagcaacatgcgtgtttaatttgaccaacgtcgtatcaagcatgtgtgtcaaagagcattcAGATTTActcctaaatttgatgattgaatatgcaatcaagagccaattctggcatttatgtcccttacagggaattacccgcatGGCGGGAAAAGTCTGGAAAAATACCTGCGTAACGGGGTAAAGTTGACATAATATTATGTCAAAAATCCCGTATGGCGGGAGAAATTATGGCAAAGGACTTATCCTGTATGACaggagaaagatatgatgactcatgtgcttagaaaagtatggagtagctattatACTTTCCTTGTATCGACCGTACACCTTATGTGTAACGGTCATTAAGCACTCAATAAATCCAAAGATAATAAAAGTTACAGACGAAGctaaagataagaatgatatgcaagtgtgacttgcaaaagtactaatgataaagaactctGTTGAGTTTCTGAAATGAAATGAGGAAAAAGTACTCCCATACCAGTTAACATATAACTTCATTTTGTATGAAGTAATCAGATAAATGAAGTAGATAATAGAAGTTTCCTCAATCCACAAGAGTCATGAATGGTTTTTCAAAATTGTGGCAGAAAAGTTCTTGCCATATTTCGAGGGGGGGAAAGAAATATGAGATAAATTAAGAATGCTGAAACTCCTCTATACTTTAGATAATGTGATGCACATTATGCATCTAAAGTGATCCATTAATGAAGAATGTGATCATCAGAGGGAGTACGACGGTCATAAtaatacccctaaagaaaagaaatagatgTATTCCTGGATCTTTTACATTCCGAAAGCAGACAAAGGAATACTAAGACGGTGCTTAAAGTGCCATAAAGAAAAAAGTTTTAACAAAATAAACCCAAATAATAAAGTTTAAAGATACGCCAATTTTAGTGAAGATGGAGTAATCTGGGGAACATGGTATGAAAATACCTAAGACTCGAATAGATTGTATCTGGGGGAGCATGTTGTATGACCTATACAACACCTGTTGTTAGCTCTATAaaggatgaatgagtaaacatgcaTCTTATGAAACAGGTCCCTGTAAAACCTATTGCCTCTTGGAAATGAAAGACTATAATTAATTTGCCTCTTGGCAATGACAGAGCAACAACAACCCCATATGAAAGAAGTGCCAGTACCTGAGACACAGATGGTCTCAACGAATAAGAAAACCAGATACTTATGATTACTATAAAGTCTATGTTAGTGAAATTCAAATGGAGGTTGATCCCACCTCATTTAAAGCGCTCAATCAAGTTTTGAGAAGTGTGTTTTTTGTCTAAATGATGAGAGACTATGTGAGATcaaataaaattggtgaatccCGACGATGTTTGGGACTCATAAGTAATTTCCAacggagccaaaacagtaggctgtaaaggGTCTACAAGGCCAATGTGACTCCAAAGGAAATATGTAAAGGTGTAAAGCGCGACTTAAATCGAAAGATTTTGTGCAAAGAGAATGAATAGATTACAATGAGTGTTAGTGGCacatcatgatctgagttacatcagatgaaagtaaagaacacaaGGGATACTGCTTCAAGAAGTCTTTTATGGACTAGAGCAAGTCTCTAGACAGTGGCATTTCAAGTTAAAAGAATCAGATGTTAttttgggttaaagaaaatgagaGGACAATTGTATTCATGCAAAGTTATAGAATAGGAAATTCATTCTAAAAGTTGCCTAAAAGATGTTCCGACACTCAGAGGTGACAACTacactgagtggaggaagaaagtAGACATGGCATTTGTCTGTGCTGAGGTGGACTGGGTTGTGGATGAATCACAGCCGGTCAGACCTACAGCCAGTCAGAGAGGCCACTGATGATGATGATGcgtggaagaaaaagaaaaaaggatcaTGTTTCAGTGGAGATGTTATATTCCATTGAAAAccaaaagtgggtcaatgcaaacaaaaagtgcatggcattTATAAAGAATACAATTGAGAACGCCATCGTGGGCTCAATTGCAGAGTGCACTTCCGTAGGGGAGTTGCTTACAAAGATAAAGAGTCAGTTCACTGGTTCTTCAAAGACATATGCCACTTAGTTGATAAAGCAACTGGTGACAGAGAACTACACTGGCGGTGGTCATggaataagagagcacatcctcaggATGAGCAACATGGCAGCAAAGCTCAAGCCCATGGATGCGGATCTGTAGATCCAACCAGCGCTCCTGGTCCACCTGGTCATGGCTTCACTATCAAAGGAGTTTGAAACCTTTGTTGTAAACTACAATATGTCACCTGGACATGGGACATTGAAAAGACAATAGCaatgtgtgtccaagaagaggacagACTCAAAGCCTCACATGGTGGTTCACTCAACTATGTGAAGGATAACAAGAAAACGAATTACAATCAAAATAGCAAAGGTTCTCCTTCTAAGCCACATGGAAAAGCTCAACATCAGCATCTCAGTGGACAAAGACACATGTCTCCATTGTAAGAAGACTGGGCACTATAAGAAAGATTGCCCTGAAGACCATAATGGCAAAGAGAGGTAACAACATTGTTTCCTTTGTAAATGAATCCTTGTATACACAGTTTTCGAAATCTACTTGGTGGATTGAATCAGGAGCAACTGTTCGTGTTGCAAATTCGTTACAGGGATTCCATTCGACGCGGACTACGCAAAGACGCATTGAAGTGGCAAACGGAGTTGAAACAGAAGTTGTAGTTGTCGGCGACATCTCCCTGGAGTTAGCTGATGGATTCAAGCTTCAGCTTAGAGATGTTTTATAtgttccatcatgtcatagaaaCTTGATTAGTGTTTCATGTTTGGACAAAGATAATTATGAatgttattttggacatggcaaTTGTGTCATGTGGTTTAATAATGCTTACATGGGTGATGCTTTACTACACGATGAGCTTTATTTATTATCACTACGTGGAAAAGTGCATTCTGTGTGTAATGGGAATGAGCATGTCGCAtcgaataaagaacaaaagaaaagaaagagaactcacgactcatcgaaattatggcactgtcgcttgggccatatttccaaggggagaatagaaagattagtcaaaagtgaaattcttcctcAGCTAGAGTTCtcagacttagaacaatgcatagattgcATTAAAGGAAAGTATGTAAAACAAATTAAAAAGGGTGCAAACGGTAGCACAACAACATTAGAAATCATTCACACTGACATTTGTGGACCATTtccggtgaaaagtgtggatggatatgactcgttcataacattcacagatgattactctcgctatggttatatttatccaatcaaagaaagatctgaagcgttggataaatttaagatattcaaagctgaagttgaaaatcagcatgataaaagaataaagatagtaagatccgaccgtgggggagagtactacggtCATGCAAATTTATAGAATAGGAAATTCATTCTAATCctgtgcatatggatgacgtccTACTTGCGAGTGGTCATAGCGAgagtaatcatctgtgaatgttatgaacgaatcatatccatccacacttttcaccgAAAATGGTCCGAAAATGTCGGTGTGAATGATTTCTAGTGTTGTTGTGCTACGGTTGGCACCTTTTTAATTTGTTTTACATACTTTCCTTAATgcaatctatgcattgttctaagtATGAGAACTCTAGCggaggaagaatttcacttttgactaatctttctattctccccttggaaatatggcccaagcgacagtgccataatttcgatgagtcgtgagttctctttcttttcttttgttctttattcgaTGCGACATGCTCATTCCCATTACACACAGAATGCACTTTTCCACGTAGTGATAATAAATAAAGCTCATCGTgtagtaaagcatcacccacataagcattattaAACCATATGGCACACTTGTCATGTCCAAAATAACATTCATAATTATCTCTGTCCAAACATGAAACACTAACCAAGTTTCTATGACATAATGGAGCATATAGAACATCTTTAAGCAGAAGCTTGAATCCATCAGCTAACTCCAGGGAGATGTTGCCGACAACTGCAACTTCTGCTTCAACTCCGTTTGCCACTTCAATGCGTCTTTCGCTTCTTTGCGTAGTCCGCGTCGAATGGAATCCCTGTAACGAATTTGCAACATGGACAGTTGCTCCTGAGTCAATCCACCAAGTAGATTCCGAAAATTGTGTATACAAGGATTCATTTTCAAAGGAAACAATATTGTTACCTCTCTTTGCCATTATGGACTTCAGCCAATCAGGGCAATCTTTCTTATAGTGCCAAGTCTTATTACAATGGAGACATGTGTCTTTGTTCACTGGAAAAGACTTATGCTGATGTTGAGTTTTTCCATGTGGCTTAGAAGGAGAAACTTTGCTATTTTGATTGTAATTCTTTTTCTTGTTATCCTTCACATAGTTGAGTGAACCACCATGTGAGGCTTTGAGTATGTTCTCTTCTTGGTCACACATTGCTATTGTCTTTTCAATGtcccatgttccaggtgacatattGTAGTTTACAACAAAGGTTTCAAACTCCTTTGGCAGTGAAGCCATGACCAGGTGGACCAGGAGCGCTGGTTTGATCTCCAGATCCGCATCCATGGGCTTGAGCTTTGTTGCCATGTTGCTCATCCTGAGAATGTGCTCTCTTATTCCATGACCACCGCCATTGTAGTTCTCTGTCACTAGTTGCTTTATCAACTGGGTGGCGTATGTTTTTGAAGAACCAGTGAACTGGTTATCTTTGTAAGCAACTCCCCTACGGAAGTGCACTCTGCAATTGAGCCCACAATGGCATTCTCAATTGTATTCTTTATAAATGCTatgcactttttgtttgcattgacccacttttggTTTTCAATGGAATATAACATCTCCACTGGAACATGATCCTTTTTTTTTTCTCCCACGCAACATCATCGTCGGTGGCCTCTCTGACTGGCTCTGTAGGTCTGACCGGCTATGGTTCATCCACAACCCAGTCCACCTCAGCACAGACAAATGCCAGGTCTactttcttcctccactcagtgtAGTTGTCAACTCTTAGTGTCGGAACATCTTCTAAACTACCGCGGATCATCTAACCTACTCGATCCAGAGGATCTAACAATTCCAACTCTTCTAAAACAAGAAAACCAGATTGTCGCAAATCCAATCAAATACACGAGAAAGTCAATCAATCAGATTATCAGAATGCATTGCATTATCTTAGCTGCTCAAAGACAGCTTACCTCAGCTCGGTCACACACCACATCCACATTTGACAGCTCCATGACCTCAACTGCGTGCTCCAAGAACGTGCACCGCTTCCGCATCGACTCCAACAGCGTAAACTTCCAGCCTGAAACAGAAAATATTAATTCAAATTGCAACAGGAAAGGTAAAAAAAAAGCACATAGTGTTTTCAGTGATTTCATGAAACACTAATCGTTGAACAGAGATGATTGATTACTTGGCCGCGCAACTGCAAGGATCAGCCCGGGGAGCCCCGCACCAGAGCCGACATCGACAAGGCTGATGCCAGAAATGTCGCCGCCGCGGGAGGTGTATGCGTGCTCTAGTGGAGGAAGCACGGCGAGCGAGTCAACCACGTGGCGCGTCATGACCTCGGACTCGTCGGTGACGGCGGTCAGGTTCATCCTCTGAACAGCGAAGAGAACATGTAAGCAACTGGGGTTTAGGGTGGGAGCCGGTGGCTGAGGTTTAGAGAGCGACCTGGTTCCAGTCGAGGAGGGCTTCCACGTAGAGGGAGACCTGGCGCTGCTGCTGCGTCGAGAGAGATGTGgcggaggacgaggcggcggcggtcgcggtGGTGCGaaggtggaggagggggcgccgggccTGGCGGCcctggccgaggaggaggcgcgagAGGAGGAGGCGACGGCTCCCCGCGCTGCAGCAGCAGAGCGACAtcctgcagcggcggcggcggcggcggagcttcgcGCGCGCCCGAGGCGGGGATGGGGATGGGGTTGGAACGTTGGACCGTTTGGGGCTGTGATATGTAAATGTGGTTTACGTGTCTGGACATCGTAAACGTCTAGAGTAATTTCGTGTTCCAGTGCAGAAAACATAAACTCTGACCTGTCTTTCGGGAGTAATAATTCTGTTGCGCGGCTGGTTTGAGACCAGTGGACTGAAGACGAACAAGGCTTAGTCGATTCATTTTCAGCCATCCGATGCAAAACCAACGGCGAGATCACTTCGTCTACCTCCGCCCCTCTCTCCACTGTTCATCTTCTGCCTCAAACTGCTGAGATACCACCAGCCTAACCGCCTGCTGCCGTCGACCGCGCAACTGCACCCAATGGCGAAGTCGGAACTTTTGTGAAGTATGGGCAAAACTGAGGCTAAGAATGTGTTTTGTTCGCGTCCACATTGTTACACCTTGTCTGGACGGTGCTTGTGATCTGTCTTGTACTTGTTTGCTTGATGTTCTCGTAAAAAAATGTATGCCAGGCCTGGTCACCCCAGTAGTGTGATTAGTCTGGCCCaactaacaacaacaacaaacaacaacaataacaacaaagcctttagtctcaAACAAATTGGGATAGGCTAGagatgaaacccataagatctcgcaacaaCTCATGGCTCGCACATGGATAGCAAGATACTCCAatcttcaggtctctcttaacggactcctcccatgtcaaattcggtctaccccgcccttacttgacattctccgcacgctttagccgtctgcTATGCACTGAAGCTTCTGGAGgcatgcgctgaatatgcccaaaccatctcagacgatgttggacaagcttctcttcaattagTGCTACCCATATCtcatatatcatcattccggactcgatccttcctcgtgtggccacacatccatctcaacatacgcatatatgctacacctaactgttgaacatgtcgtctTTTAGTTGGCTAACACtcggcgccatacaacattgcgggtcgaaccgtcaTCCTGtaaacttgccttttagcttttgtggcactctcttgtcatggagaatgccagaagcttggcgccacttcatccatccggctttgattcgatggtttacatcttcatcaatacccccatcctcctgcagcattgacctcAAATACCGGAAAGTGTCCTTCTGGGGTATCATCTGGCCATCAAGACTAATCTCCTCCTCACActtagtagtactgaaaccgcacagcATGTCCCTATATCTCCCCATAAGTTgttgtaccaagaaaatggcttccatggtcgacctcccatgcatgaaaccaaactgattttttgccacgcttgtcattcttcttaaacggtgctcaatgactctctcccataacTTCATtatatggctcatcagcttaattccacgataattagtacaactctaaacaccccccttgttcttgaagattggtactaatatactccatctccattcttctggcattttgtttgcccgaaaaatgaggttgaaaagcttggtttgaaggaaatatgccctagaggcaataataaagttgttatttatattttcttataccatgataaatgtttattattcatgatataattgtattaaccagaaacttgatacatgtgtggatacatagataaaacaaagtgtccctagtatgcctctacttgactagctcgttaatcaaagat
The sequence above is drawn from the Triticum aestivum cultivar Chinese Spring chromosome 7A, IWGSC CS RefSeq v2.1, whole genome shotgun sequence genome and encodes:
- the LOC123149170 gene encoding ribosomal RNA small subunit methyltransferase G isoform X1 — translated: MSLCCCSAGSRRLLLSRLLLGQGRQARRPLLHLRTTATAAASSSATSLSTQQQRQVSLYVEALLDWNQRMNLTAVTDESEVMTRHVVDSLAVLPPLEHAYTSRGGDISGISLVDVGSGAGLPGLILAVARPSWKFTLLESMRKRCTFLEHAVEVMELSNVDVVCDRAEGFHSTRTTQRSERRIEVANGVEAEVAVVGNISLELADGFKLLLKDVLYAPLCHRNLVSVSCLDRDNYECYFGHDKCAIWFNNAYVGDALLHDELYLLSLRGKVHSVCNGNEHVASNKEQKKRKRTHDSSKLWHCRLGHISKGRIERLVKSEILPPLEFSYLEQCIDCIKESM
- the LOC123149170 gene encoding ribosomal RNA small subunit methyltransferase G isoform X2; this translates as MSLCCCSAGSRRLLLSRLLLGQGRQARRPLLHLRTTATAAASSSATSLSTQQQRQVSLYVEALLDWNQRMNLTAVTDESEVMTRHVVDSLAVLPPLEHAYTSRGGDISGISLVDVGSGAGLPGLILAVARPSWKFTLLESMRKRCTFLEHAVEVMELSNVDVVCDRAESAGQSHDFRESFDVAAARAVAELKILAEYCLPLVRVGGLFIAAKGHDPHEEIRSAKAAVGKLGASMLDLCNVESMGPHGQRTAVLYLKERTTPKKYPRQPGTPSKTPL